In Populus alba chromosome 1, ASM523922v2, whole genome shotgun sequence, a single window of DNA contains:
- the LOC118038203 gene encoding uncharacterized protein, producing the protein MDGEEFSMEDPSQLLQSASDFANYPGVPNDVAAKEFLDRFPLPVIINALQTKSEVPGLEATLAACLERIFKTKYGASLIPLYMPFVQVGLTADSQLVRCLACKTASCLLENIDETISAAQLIIDNGVYPLLLDCLINGNEQVATASIEAIEKLAGSKKGMEIVFPANNSDDMHLGNLSARCSSLGRVRVLSLIVKLFSVSRDVASAVYNSNLLSLLEEKIRNTDDTLVSLSVFELFYELAEVKHATEFLSKTTLVQLLSSTISNMSKEAILRSRAMMISGRLLSNDNNIYNFIDESNLGVKTIISAIDGRLLLEIEDLNECESALEALGQIGSSSQGATLLLTFSPPAARHVIDAAFDKHARGKQLASLHSLANISGETRSDSNIILNGGAEASLRLLIYDAAASKSSKLTPSGLFLSVLQQDSEVRLAAYRVLTGLVARPWCLMEICSKQEIINIVTGPKTETTKIGMEARYKCCVAIHRAFMSSSKLTGNPALAPIAAKLQEAVSRGPYLADKIYREAQPMVVTADRF; encoded by the exons ATGGACGGAGAAGAATTTTCAATGGAAGACCCTTCACAGTTACTCCAATCAGCCTCCGATTTTGCTAACTATCCAG GCGTTCCAAATGACGTCGCAGCCAAGGAATTTCTTGATCGTTTTCCGCTTCCAGTCATCATCAA TGCTCTGCAAACAAAATCAGAAGTGCCTGGGTTAGAAGCTACTTTAGCGGCTTGTTTAGAAAGAATCTTTAAAACTAAGTATGGTGCATCGCTTATTCCACTCTATATG CCTTTTGTGCAAGTAGGTCTGACGGCGGATTCTCAATTAGTCAGGTGTTTAGCTTGCAAAACG GCCTCTTGTCTTTTGGAGAATATTGATGAAACCATATCAGCTGCACAGCTGATTATTGACAATGGTGTATATCCGCTTTTGCTTGATTGTCTCATCAATGG AAATGAACAAGTGGCAACTGCATCAATTGAGGCAATTGAGAAATTAGCTGGCTCTAAAAAAGGCATG GAAATTGTCTTCCCTGCAAATAACAGCGATGATATGCACCTAGGAAACTTATCAGCCCGATGTTCATCACTG GGACGTGTCCGGGTATTATCTTTAATAGTGAAATTATTCTCTGTTTCTAGAGATGTGGCGTCAGCAGTTTACAACTCAAATCTGCTGAGTTTATTGGAGGAAAAAATCAGAAATACAGATGATACTCTTGTATCTTTAAGTGTTTTTGAGCTCTTTTATGAG CTAGCAGAAGTAAAACATGCCACAGAATTCTTATCAAAGACCACTCTTGTCCAACTGCTCTCTTCTACAATCAG CAACATGTCAAAAGAAGCTATATTAAGATCAAGAGCAATGATGATAAGTGGAAGACTTCTTTCTAATGACAACAACATATACAATTTCATTGATGAATCCA ATTTAGGTGTTAAAACCATTATATCAGCCATCGATGGAAGACTTCTGTTAGAAATTGAAGATTTGAATGAATGTGAATCTGCCCTTGAAGCATTGGGCCAAATAGGATCAT CAAGCCAAGGAGCAACACTGCTACTCACATTTTCACCTCCTGCTGCTAGACATGTTATTGATGCGGCCTTTGATAAACATGCACGTGGCAAACAATTG GCTTCATTGCACTCTCTTGCAAACATCTCGGGTGAAACTCGATCTGATAGCAACATCATACTGAATGGTGGTGCAGAAGCAAGCCTCCGGCTCTTGATCTATGATGCAGCAGCATCCAAGAGCTCAAAGCTGACACCATCA GGACTTTTCCTATCAGTTCTTCAACAAGATTCAGAAGTTCGACTAGCA GCTTACCGAGTGTTAACTGGGTTGGTGGCTCGGCCATGGTGCCTAATGGAAATTTGCTCAAAGCAAGAGATAATAAATATAGTGACTGGTCCAAAAactgaaacaacaaaaatag GTATGGAAGCTAGATATAAATGCTGCGTAGCAATCCACAGAGCTTTCATGTCCTCCAGTAAACTTACTGGCAACCCTGCTCTTGCTCCAATAGCTGCCAAG CTGCAGGAAGCTGTTAGTCGAGGTCCATATCTTGCAGACAAGATTTATCGTGAAGCACAACCTATGGTAGTGACAGCTGATAGATTCTAA